In Candidatus Gastranaerophilales bacterium, one DNA window encodes the following:
- a CDS encoding TonB family protein has product MLGQDLDIQKRIKTKSIEKIAILKEDAEKIPITEALKVSSSAHITLFLLLLFLPFLLQFFGIDFLTFKRPEARTRDIEFVLVNQPEKEPINKNTHLRADRNTQAGGQHDPKKRIAPPSNPLPKNNPAPAQKSQASSKIAPTQTAKPRAEQVRKIQEPPKMAAKEPDKPIPPKPSAKPLSIPFTKAPTSFKIPSAPMKSAPKIATNVGGPVTTAPGASSSSSGGSPKPVLASGGYGSSSSRSSSAGGSGTSGGSVYSPGGGSAGNPGPGNPKGAPGVDAIKEPNFGPYMAELQRRIKSNWNPPRGDESKRVVLLFKIAKDGRLLNVKVAKSSGLPNADKAALAAVELTAPFRPLPADYKGSDIDIQFTFDYNVFGVSSRY; this is encoded by the coding sequence ATGTTAGGGCAGGATTTAGATATACAAAAACGAATAAAAACAAAGTCAATAGAAAAGATAGCCATATTAAAAGAAGATGCAGAGAAGATACCTATAACAGAAGCTCTCAAGGTTTCATCTTCTGCGCATATAACTTTATTTTTGCTGCTGTTGTTTCTACCTTTTTTATTGCAATTTTTCGGTATAGATTTCTTAACTTTTAAACGACCTGAGGCAAGAACAAGAGATATAGAATTTGTGCTTGTCAATCAGCCCGAAAAAGAACCTATAAATAAAAATACACATTTAAGGGCTGACAGAAACACTCAGGCCGGCGGACAGCATGACCCTAAAAAGAGAATAGCTCCGCCGTCAAACCCTTTGCCAAAGAACAACCCTGCTCCTGCGCAAAAATCACAAGCGTCAAGCAAAATCGCCCCAACTCAGACAGCAAAGCCTCGGGCAGAACAAGTCCGAAAAATACAGGAGCCGCCTAAAATGGCTGCTAAAGAACCTGATAAACCTATCCCGCCTAAGCCTTCGGCAAAACCGCTGTCTATACCTTTTACTAAAGCGCCGACAAGCTTTAAAATACCTTCAGCGCCAATGAAAAGTGCGCCTAAAATAGCAACAAATGTAGGAGGACCTGTAACAACAGCACCCGGAGCCTCATCCTCATCATCGGGCGGCAGTCCTAAACCTGTCTTGGCATCAGGAGGATACGGCTCTTCCTCATCACGCTCATCTTCCGCCGGAGGCAGCGGAACTTCAGGCGGCTCTGTTTATTCACCCGGCGGCGGCAGCGCAGGTAATCCCGGACCTGGGAATCCTAAAGGGGCGCCCGGAGTTGATGCTATTAAAGAACCTAATTTCGGACCGTACATGGCTGAATTACAAAGACGTATAAAAAGTAACTGGAATCCGCCCAGAGGAGATGAAAGTAAACGTGTAGTGCTTTTATTTAAAATAGCAAAAGACGGAAGATTACTAAATGTTAAGGTCGCCAAATCCTCAGGATTGCCCAACGCAGATAAGGCAGCCTTAGCTGCAGTGGAGCTTACAGCCCCGTTTCGCCCCTTACCGGCAGACTACAAAGGTAGTGATATAGATATCCAATTTACTTTCGACTATAATGTTTTTGGGGTGAGTAGCAGATATTAA
- a CDS encoding MotA/TolQ/ExbB proton channel family protein — MELLIHSIKLDWPVLLPILVCSIATIAVAINRWAFYNENKREIIKFIKNLQTELARNNLTGAQLLSSQLGGVIGEVAEEGVRILEEQNTDFSRSFDISTSLATRKLEKYLTILGTIGGVAPFLGLFGTVVRILYTFQDLATQGNQSSAVAMGIGSALIATAFGLGVAIVAVILYNWFQSIVKRYEDDFQLIKLLFLSFADKEEAIKNQAASASPSI, encoded by the coding sequence ATGGAACTTTTAATTCATTCTATCAAATTAGACTGGCCGGTATTGTTACCGATTTTGGTTTGCTCTATCGCAACCATTGCAGTTGCAATTAACAGATGGGCTTTTTACAATGAAAACAAACGGGAAATTATAAAGTTTATTAAAAATCTTCAAACCGAACTTGCTCGCAATAACCTCACAGGGGCTCAGCTTTTAAGCTCTCAGTTAGGCGGAGTTATTGGTGAAGTTGCGGAAGAAGGCGTAAGAATTTTGGAAGAACAAAATACGGATTTTTCCCGTTCATTCGACATTTCAACCAGCTTAGCAACGAGAAAACTTGAAAAATATTTAACTATTCTTGGTACTATTGGCGGTGTTGCACCGTTCTTAGGGTTATTCGGTACAGTTGTAAGAATTCTTTATACATTTCAGGATTTGGCAACTCAAGGTAACCAGAGTTCAGCAGTAGCAATGGGTATTGGTTCAGCTCTTATTGCAACGGCATTCGGGTTAGGTGTGGCAATTGTTGCGGTAATCCTTTACAACTGGTTCCAAAGCATAGTTAAACGATACGAAGACGACTTCCAGTTAATTAAATTGCTTTTCTTAAGCTTTGCGGATAAAGAAGAGGCAATCAAAAATCAAGCTGCAAGTGCAAGCCCAAGCATCTAA